A portion of the Rhinolophus sinicus isolate RSC01 linkage group LG03, ASM3656204v1, whole genome shotgun sequence genome contains these proteins:
- the LOC141570810 gene encoding LOW QUALITY PROTEIN: small nuclear ribonucleoprotein E-like (The sequence of the model RefSeq protein was modified relative to this genomic sequence to represent the inferred CDS: inserted 2 bases in 1 codon; substituted 1 base at 1 genomic stop codon) encodes MAYRGQGQTVRRXWCSXVNLTFRCLQNRSWSQVWLYELVNMRIEGCMGGFNGYIYLVLDGVQQCHSETKSRKQLGRVLLKRDNMTLLQSVSH; translated from the exons ATGGCGTACCGTGGCCAGGGCCAAACAGTGCGAAGGTGATGGTGCAG CGTCAATCTCACCTTCAGATGCTTGCAAAATAGATCTTGGAGTCAGGTGTGGCTTTATGAGCTCGTGAATATGCGGATAGAGGGTTGTATGGGTGGTTTCAATGGGTACATATACCTCGTATTAGATGGTGTACAACAGTGTCATTCTGaaacaaagtcaagaaaacaGCTGGGTCGCGTCCTGCTGAAAAGAGATAATATGACTCTGCTCCAAAGTGTCTCCCACTAG